A genome region from Manihot esculenta cultivar AM560-2 chromosome 5, M.esculenta_v8, whole genome shotgun sequence includes the following:
- the LOC110615304 gene encoding RNA-binding protein 24 isoform X1, with protein sequence MTPANLASQFGDTTYTKVFVGGLAWETQKETMKKYFEQFGEILEAVVITDKATGRSKGYGFVTFRDPEAAMRACVDAAPVIDGRRANCNLASLGVQRSKPSTPKHGGAGRNFRVMSSFQTGFGGGVGTAFPSAASFPHYAIQQGIPYNVYGYSPYSPDYTYPASYYSVYGGATAQYSMYGTGPGGMMTGAATAFYPYLQFGEGSGGGAPGYTSGQSYGVQYPHHLFQYSAINSNGAYPQHYGAPMSLAPTAALQSGVTMALRAPPIPHR encoded by the exons ATGACTCCAGCAAATTTGGCCAGTCAGTTCGGTGACACTACATATACCAAGGTGTTTGTTGGGGGTTTGGCTTGGGAGACGCAAAAAGAGACCATGAAGAAGTACTTTGAGCAGTTTGGTGAGATCTTGGAGGCTGTTGTGATCACCGATAAGGCCACTGGCAGATCCAAGGGATACGGATTT GTAACTTTTCGGGATCCAGAAGCAGCTATGAGGGCTTGTGTTGATGCTGCTCCTGTGATAGATGGGAGAAGGGCTAATTGCAACCTCGCATCTTTGGGAGTTCAGAGATCCAAACCTTCTACTCCGAAGCATG GAGGAGCAGGTCGGAACTTTAGGGTAATGAGCTCTTTTCAGACAGGTTTTGGTGGTGGGGTGGGAACAGCTTTTCCTTCAGCAGCATCCTTCCCTCATTATGCCATCCAGCAAGGCATACCTTATAATGTTTATGg GTACTCTCCATACTCGCCAGACTACACTTACCCGGCG AGCTACTACAGTGTATATGGAGGGGCAACTGCGCAGTATTCTATGTATGGAACTGGCCCTGGAGGGATGATGACAGGTGCAGCAACTGCTTTTTATCCCTATCTCCAATTTGGAGAGGGGAGTGGCGGAGGAGCTCCTGGCTACACTTCAGGGCAAAGCTATGGTGTTCAGTATCCTCACCATTTGTTTCAGTATTCAGCCATTAATTCAAATGGTGCGTACCCCCAGCACTATGGTGCGCCCATGTCTCTTGCACCAACTGCAGCTTTGCAATCAG GCGTGACCATGGCTCTTCGTGCTCCACCAATTCCACATCGCTAG
- the LOC110614388 gene encoding probable pre-mRNA-splicing factor ATP-dependent RNA helicase DEAH5: MATTTQTRDDDGLKKLEYLSLVSKVCTELETHLGFGDKVLAEFITELGRNCETVDEFDSKLKENGAEMPDYFVRTLLTIIHAILPPKPKSGKESKNKDTASLADAKNSKFRALAIADSKERAKDLERELEMEALERRNEQEKAEDGRNRDRDRDWRGKDRDRYWDRSDRDERRRDRDYDNGHDGRGGDYRSRGKQRDRHDRHRRNGSEENGYHDREGGESERDRRNGHNTSSEPELYKVYKGRVSRVMDSGCFVQLNDLRSKEGLVHVSQIANRRIGNAKDVVKRDQEVYVKVISISGQKLSLSMRDVDQNTGKDLLPLKKSSDDDDTFRTNPSASKEGPVTRTGLSGIRIMEEDDAVPSRRPLKRMSSPERWEAKQLIASGVLSVKEYPMYDEERDGMLYQEEGAEEDLEIELNEDEPAFLQGQTRYSVDMSPVKIFKNPEGSLSRAAALQSALIKERREVREQQQRTMLDSIPKDLNRPWEDPMPETGERHLAQELRGVGLSAYDMPEWKKDAFGKALTFGQRSKLSIQEQRQSLPIYKLKKELIQAVHDNQVLVVIGETGSGKTTQVTQYLAEAGYTTRGKIGCTQPRRVAAMSVAKRVAEEFGCRLGEEVGYAIRFEDCTGPDTVIKYMTDGMLLREILIDDNLSQYSVIMLDEAHERTIHTDVLFGLLKQLVKRRPDLRLIVTSATLDAEKFSGYFFNCNIFTIPGRTFPVEILYTKQPESDYLDAALITVLQIHLTEPEGDVLLFLTGQEEIDFACQSLYERMKGLGKNVPELIILPVYSALPSEMQSRIFEPAPPGKRKVVVATNIAEASLTIDGIFYVIDPGFAKQNVYNPKQGLDSLVITPISQASAKQRAGRAGRTGPGKCYRLYTESAYRNEMSPTSIPEIQRINLGFTTLTMKAMGINDLLSFDFMDPPSPQALISAMEQLYSLGALDEEGLLTKLGRKMAEFPLDPPLSKMLLASVDLGCSDEILTIIAMIQTGNIFYRPREKQAQADQKRAKFFQPEGDHLTLLAVYEAWKAKNFSGPWCFENFVQSRSLRRAQDVRKQLLSIMDKYKLDVVSAGKNFTKIRKAITAGFFFHAARKDPQEGYRTLVENQPVYIHPSSALFQRQPDWVIYHELVMTTKEYMREVTVIDPKWLVELAPRFFKVADPTKMSKRKRQERIEPLYDRYHEPNSWRLSKRRA, from the exons ATGGCTACCACAACACAAACACGAGATGACGATGGCCTTAAGAAACTGGAATACTTATCTCTCGTATCTAAGGTTTGCACGGAACTCGAAACTCACTTAGGGTTTGGAGACAAAGTATTGGCGGAGTTCATCACCGAATTAGGCCGAAACTGTGAGACCGTTGACGAATTTGATTCGAAGTTGAAGGAAAACGGTGCCGAGATGCCCGATTACTTTGTCCGCACATTACTAACTATCATTCACGCCATCCTTCCGCCCAAGCCCAAGTCTGGCAAGGAATCAAAGAATAAAGACACCGCTTCTCTCGCTGATGCTAAAAATTCCAAATTCAGAGCTCTTGCTATTGCAGACAGTAAGGAGAGAGCCAAGGACCTTGAACGCGAGTTGGAAATGGAGGCTTTGGAAAGAAGGAATGAACAGGAAAAAGCAGAGGACGGTAGGaacagagacagagacagagacTGGAGGGGTAAGGATAGAGATAGGTATTGGGATAGATCTGATAGAGATGAGAGACGTAGAGATAGAGACTATGATAATGGTCATGACGGTAGAGGTGGTGATTATAGGAGTAGAGGAAAGCAGAGGGATAGGCATGACAGGCATAGGAGAAATGGGAGTGAAGAAAATGGTTATCATGACAGGGAGGGTGGTGAAAGTGAAAGAGATAGGAGGAATGGACACAATACTTCCAGTGAGCCTGAATTGTACAAGGTGTATAAGGGTAGGGTATCAAGAGTGATGGACTCAGGTTGTTTTGTGCAATTGAATGACCTTAGGAGCAAGGAGGGTTTGGTTCATGTTTCTCAGATTGCAAATAGGAGGATTGGTAATGCCAAGGATGTTGTGAAGCGGGACCAGGAGGTTTATGTTAAGGTGATTTCAATTTCCGGACAGAAGTTGAGTCTTTCCATGAGGGATGTTGATCAGAATACGGGTAAGGATCTACTTCCTTTGAAGAAGAGCTCAGATGATGATGATACTTTTAGGACCAATCCTTCAGCATCCAAGGAGGGACCAGTGACCAGGACAGGGCTTTCTGGGATTAGGATCATGGAGGAGGATGATGCTGTTCCATCGCGTCGACCATTGAAGAGAATGAGCTCACCTGAGAGATGGGAGGCAAAACAGTTGATTGCATCTGGAGTTTTAAGTGTCAAAGAGTATCCCATGTATGATGAAGAGCGAGATGGGATGCTTTATCAGGAAGAGGGCGCTGAGGAGGATCTTGAAATTGAGTTAAATGAAGATGAGCCTGCATTTTTGCAAGGGCAGACTCGGTACTCTGTTGATATGTCTCCGGTGAAGATTTTTAAGAATCCAGAAGGATCATTGAGTCGTGCAGCTGCCCTTCAGTCTGCACTTATAAAGGAGAGAAGAGAGGTAAGGGAACAACAGCAGAGGACGATGCTTGATTCAATACCAAAGGATCTTAATCGTCCTTGGGAAGACCCAATGCCTGAGACTGGTGAGAGGCATCTGGCTCAGGAGCTTAGAGGTGTTGGGTTATCTGCTTATGACATGCCTGAGTGGAAGAAGGATGCATTTGGAAAAGCTTTAACATTTGGGCAAAGATCAAAGCTATCAATTCAGGAGCAGAGGCAGAGCTTGCCAATCTACAAATTGAAGAAAGAGTTAATTCAAGCTGTCCATGATAATCAGGTTCTGGTTGTAATTGGTGAGACAGGCTCTGGTAAGACTACCCAGGTGACACAGTATCTTGCTGAGGCAGGTTATACTACGAGGGGTAAGATTGGATGTACTCAGCCACGTCGGGTGGCTGCAATGTCTGTGGCCAAGAGGGTGGCTGAAGAGTTTGGGTGTCGTTTAGGGGAGGAGGTTGGTTATGCCATTCGCTTTGAGGATTGTACTGGACCGGACACAGTGATCAAGTACATGACAGATGGTATGCTACTTAGGGAAATTCTGATTGATGATAATCTTTCTCAGTACTCGGTGATAATGCTTGATGAAGCTCATGAGAGGACAATCCACACTGATGTCCTTTTTGGGTTACTTAAACAGCTTGTAAAGAGGAGACCTGATCTTCGCTTGATTGTCACATCTGCCACACTAGATGCAGAGAAATTTTCAGGATATTTCTTCAACTGTAATATATTCACAATTCCTGGGAGAACTTTTCCCGTGGAGATATTGTATACCAAACAGCCAGAAAGTGACTACTTAGATGCAGCTTTGATCACTGTGCTACAGATCCACTTGACAGAACCTGAAGGTGACGTACTTCTTTTCTTGACTGGTCAGGAGGAGATTGATTTTGCATGCCAATCTCTCTATGAGAGGATGAAGGGTTTAGGAAAAAATGTTCCTGAATTAATTATATTACCTGTTTATAGTGCACTCCCCAGTGAAATGCAGTCCAGGATATTTGAACCTGCCCCACCAGGTAAGAGGAAGGTTGTTGTGGCAACCAATATTGCTGAGGCCTCACTGACAATTGATGGgattttttatgttattgatcCTGGGTTTGCAAAGCAGAATGTATATAATCCAAAGCAGGGGCTTGATTCTCTGGTTATAACACCCATTTCACAAGCATCTGCCAAGCAACGAGCTGGAAGAGCTGGGCGTACTGGACCGGGAAAATGTTATCGTCTGTATACTGAAAGTGCATATCGTAATGAGATGTCGCCGACCTCAATTCCAGAAATTCAAAGAATAAACCTTGGATTTACTACACTCACGATGAAGGCAATGGGAATTAATGATCTATTATCTTTTGATTTTATGGATCCACCATCACCACAGGCCCTCATATCTGCCATGGAACAATTATACAGTCTAGGAGCTTTGGATGAAGAGGGGCTTCTGACCAAATTGGGAAGGAAAATGGCTGAATTTCCCCTGGATCCGCCATTGTCAAAGATGTTGCTGGCGAGTGTAGATCTTGGGTGCAGTGATGAGATTTTGACTATTATTGCTATGATCCAAACTGGTAATATATTCTACAGGCCTAGGGAAAAACAAGCTCAAGCAGATCAGAAGAGGGCCAAGTTTTTCCAGCCTGAGGGAGACCATTTGACCTTACTTGCTGTATATGAGGCTTGGAAAGCTAAGAACTTTTCAGGGCCTTGGTGTTTTGAGAATTTTGTTCAGTCCAGATCCTTGAGGAGGGCACAGGATGTCAGGAAACAGCTTCTCTCAATCATGGATAA ATACAAATTGGATGTTGTGAGTGCTGGAAAGAATTTCACGAAGATAAGAAAAGCGATTACAGCGGGATTCTTTTTTCATGCTGCCAGAAAGGATCCACAAGAGGGGTATCGGACCCTAGTTGAGAACCAACCAGTTTACATTCATCCAAGCAGTGCTCTTTTTCAGAGACAACCAGACTGGGTCATCTACCATGAACTGGTAATGACTACAAAAGAGTACATGCGCGAGGTGACTGTTATAGATCCCAAATGGCTCGTGGAACTGGCACCTAGGTTCTTTAAGGTGGCAGATCCAACGAAAATGAGCAAGAGGAAACGTCAAGAAAGGATTGAACCACTATATGACAGATACCATGAACCTAATTCCTGGCGATTGAGTAAGCGGCGAGCGTGA
- the LOC110615304 gene encoding RNA-binding protein 24 isoform X2 has protein sequence MTPANLASQFGDTTYTKVFVGGLAWETQKETMKKYFEQFGEILEAVVITDKATGRSKGYGFVTFRDPEAAMRACVDAAPVIDGRRANCNLASLGVQRSKPSTPKHGGAGRNFRVMSSFQTGFGGGVGTAFPSAASFPHYAIQQGIPYNVYGYSPYSPDYTYPASYYSVYGGATAQYSMYGTGPGGMMTGAATAFYPYLQFGEGSGGGAPGYTSGQSYGVQYPHHLFQYSAINSNGAYPQHYGAPMSLAPTAALQSVCFAVPQA, from the exons ATGACTCCAGCAAATTTGGCCAGTCAGTTCGGTGACACTACATATACCAAGGTGTTTGTTGGGGGTTTGGCTTGGGAGACGCAAAAAGAGACCATGAAGAAGTACTTTGAGCAGTTTGGTGAGATCTTGGAGGCTGTTGTGATCACCGATAAGGCCACTGGCAGATCCAAGGGATACGGATTT GTAACTTTTCGGGATCCAGAAGCAGCTATGAGGGCTTGTGTTGATGCTGCTCCTGTGATAGATGGGAGAAGGGCTAATTGCAACCTCGCATCTTTGGGAGTTCAGAGATCCAAACCTTCTACTCCGAAGCATG GAGGAGCAGGTCGGAACTTTAGGGTAATGAGCTCTTTTCAGACAGGTTTTGGTGGTGGGGTGGGAACAGCTTTTCCTTCAGCAGCATCCTTCCCTCATTATGCCATCCAGCAAGGCATACCTTATAATGTTTATGg GTACTCTCCATACTCGCCAGACTACACTTACCCGGCG AGCTACTACAGTGTATATGGAGGGGCAACTGCGCAGTATTCTATGTATGGAACTGGCCCTGGAGGGATGATGACAGGTGCAGCAACTGCTTTTTATCCCTATCTCCAATTTGGAGAGGGGAGTGGCGGAGGAGCTCCTGGCTACACTTCAGGGCAAAGCTATGGTGTTCAGTATCCTCACCATTTGTTTCAGTATTCAGCCATTAATTCAAATGGTGCGTACCCCCAGCACTATGGTGCGCCCATGTCTCTTGCACCAACTGCAGCTTTGCAATCAG TGTGTTTTGCTGTGCCACAGGCGTGA